One segment of Solanum lycopersicum chromosome 1, SLM_r2.1 DNA contains the following:
- the LOC101246384 gene encoding root phototropism protein 3-like, which translates to MWESENESVGGRDYGNGVHSTSKNGVKTDSFEQKGQSWYVATDIPSDLLVQIEDVTFHLHKYPLLSRSGKMNRIIYESRDAELNKISLNELPGGPEAFELAAKFCYGIAIDLSATNISGLRCAAEYLEMTEDLEEGNLIFKTEAFLSYVVLSSWRDSILVLKSCEKLSPWAENLQIVRRCSESIAWKACANPKGIKWQYTGKPASVSSPSWNQMKDSSPSRNHQVPPDWWFEDVTILRIDHFVRVITAIKVKGMRHELIGASIMQYATKWLPGLIKEGSGLAEDGCNSSNSNGSSSWRGGLHMIIAGSGEEIPTVQAKDQRMIVESLISILPQQKDSVSCSFLLRLLRMANMLKVAPALITELEKRVGMQFEQATLADLLIPSYHKSETMYDIDLVQRLLEHFIIQEQTESSSPSRYPFHDKHMQDGSQRGTNLNAKMRVARLVDSYLTEVSRDRNLSLTKFQVLAEALPDSARTCDDGLYRAIDSYLKAHPTLSEHERKRLCRVMDCQKLSVDACMHAAQNERLPLRVVVQVLFSEQVKISNAIANISLKDEGETHYQPLVSHHKSLLEATPQSFQEGWTAAKKDINTLKFELETVKTKYVELQNDMVDLQRQFDKIAKPKQASAWTAGWKKLSKLTKTTNVETHDISSQIPNAEQTTKPRRWRNSIS; encoded by the exons ATGTGGGAATCAGAAAATGAGTCTGTTGGTGGAAGAGATTATGGTAATGGAGTTCACAGTACTAGCAAGAATGGAGTCAAGACGGATAGTTTTGAGCAAAAAGGACAATCTTG GTATGTAGCAACTGATATCCCAAGTGACCTTTTAGTTCAAATTGAAGATGTAACTTTCCATTTACACAAG tatcCTTTGCTTTCTAGAAGTGGGAAAATGAACAGAATCATATATGAATCAAGGGATGCAGAATTGAACAAGATATCTTTAAATGAGTTACCAGGTGGACCTGAGGCATTTGAGCTAGCAGCAAAGTTCTGTTATGGTATTGCTATTGATCTAAGTGCAACCAATATTTCTGGATTAAGATGTGCAGCAGAGTATCTTGAAATGACTGAGGATTTAGAAGAAGGCAACCTTATATTCAAGACTGAAGCTTTTCTCAGCTATGTGGTTTTATCTTCATGGAGAGACTCTATACTGGTGCTAAAGAGCTGTGAAAAGTTATCACCATGGGCTGAAAACCTACAAATCGTTCGAAGATGTAGTGAATCCATTGCATGGAAAGCTTGTGCCAATCCAAAAGGAATAAAGTGGCAATATACTGGTAAGCCTGCAAGTGTTTCTAGTCCGAGTTGGAATCAAATGAAGGATTCAAGCCCGAGTAGAAACCACCAAGTACCTCCTGATTGGTGGTTTGAAGATGTTACCATTCTCAGGATTGATCACTTTGTGAGAGTAATTACTGCAATCAAGGTAAAGGGAATGAGACATGAACTGATTGGCGCTTCCATTATGCAGTATGCAACTAAATGGCTGCCAGGTTTAATCAAAGAAGGATCCGGATTGGCGGAAGATGGCTGTAATAGCAGTAATAGTAATGGAAGCAGTAGTTGGAGAGGGGGTCTCCATATGATAATAGCAGGATCAGGAGAAGAAATACCAACTGTCCAGGCCAAAGATCAAAGGATGATTGTTGAAAGCCTAATTAGCATACTCCCACAACAGAAGGACAGTGTTTCATGTAGCTTCCTTCTTCGACTATTGAGGATGGCAAACATGCTTAAAGTGGCTCCAGCTTTGATAACAGAACTGGAGAAACGCGTAGGCATGCAATTTGAGCAGGCTACATTGGCTGATCTCCTCATACCATCTTACCATAAAAGTGAAACCATGTATGACATTGATCTCGTCCAGAGGCTTTTGGAACATTTCATAATTCAAGAGCAGACAGAAAGTTCAAGTCCTAGTAGATATCCATTCCACGATAAACATATGCAGGATGGAAGTCAAAGGGGTACAAATCTAAATGCCAAGATGAGGGTGGCAAGGCTCGTTGACAGTTACTTAACAGAAGTATCTAGAGATAGAAATCTTTCCTTGACAAAGTTTCAGGTCTTGGCAGAGGCTTTGCCAGATTCAGCAAGAACATGTGATGATGGACTTTATCGAGCAATTGATTCCTATCTTAAG GCCCATCCAACACTCTCAGAACATGAAAGAAAGAGGCTTTGCAGGGTGATGGATTGCCAGAAACTCTCTGTTGATGCTTGCATGCACGCTGCTCAGAATGAAAGGCTCCCACTACGAGTGGTGGTGCAAGTTCTCTTCTCTGAGCAGGTGAAGATAAGCAATGCAATAGCCAATATCTCTCTCAAAGATGAAGGGGAAACTCATTATCAACCCCTGGTATCACACCATAAGTCATTGCTTGAAGCAACGCCACAATCATTTCAAGAGGGATGGACAGCAGCCAAGAAGGACATAAACACTCTTAAGTTTGAACTAGAGACTGTGAAGACTAAATACGTAGAACTCCAAAATGACATGGTTGACTTACAGAGACAGTTCGATAAGATTGCAAAACCAAAACAAGCCTCAGCATGGACTGCAGGTTGGAAAAAGTTGAGCAAGCTCACAAAAACGACAAATGTAGAAACACATGACATCAGTAGTCAGATCCCAAATGCTGAACAGACCACAAAGCCTAGAAGGTGGAGAAATTCCATTTCCTGA